TGATGGTCGACGTGATCTCGCCGATGACGCGGCCGAGGATCATGTCGCGCTCCCGGGTGCCACGTGCAGGTGATCCACGATGCCTACGATCGTATGGTCGACGGGGACGAACCACGGATCAAGCGCGAGCGCGGCTTCGCGTCCACCCTCGTAATAGACCATTTCGTCAGGACCTGCCATCCGCGTGGCATCAGCGGCGATTATGGG
This window of the Acidobacteriota bacterium genome carries:
- a CDS encoding EutN/CcmL family microcompartment protein yields the protein MLLGRIIGTVVPCVVYDGLAGVPMLIVQPLDKGGAPTGAPIIAADATRMAGPDEMVYYEGGREAALALDPWFVPVDHTIVGIVDHLHVAPGSAT